The nucleotide window AGCAATTTGAGGTCTCAACATTTCGCTCGGCCAATTATCTCAATGAAGACTCCGATGAAATTGATGAAAATATCTACGGGGAACCGAAAGAAGACGCTCTTCGCCGAGACTTTACCATCAACGGCTTATTCTACGATCCCGTCAAACAAGAGATTATCGATTACACCGATGGCCTTAAGGATATCGAAGCTAAAGTTGTTCGTATGATCGGTGATCCAGCACTGAGAATCGAACAAGATCCCATTCGAAGTTTGCGCGCTTTGCGATTCTCTCACAAAACGGACTTTTCTCTCGATCCCGATTTACGCCGAACGATCAAAGACAAGTCGCATCTTTTGGGTCAGGCGGTTCTTCCACGGGTGCGGGAAGAAATTCTCAAAATTCTTCGTCTCGATCATCCGGCCACTGTCCTTTGGGAAGCCTACGATTTAGATCTCTTAAAAAACATGCTCCCCGAGCTTCATGACCTGATGACCGATGATGACATGGGTAGTAGTTTTTGCCATCTCCTCAACCAGGGAATGGAAGCGATCACTGACCCCCTTGATTCTTACCAACTTTACACAATTCTATTGTACTCCTATCTCGCGAGCCGTGATCCTGACTGGCATACAAACCTCTCGACGAATTTTGACGAGAGAACCGATAAGTTCATTCGACAACAGTTGGGTATGCACCGGGTAGAAACTGAGATCTTTGCTCAGGCCGTTCAGCTCTTGAAGCAGCTCATCAAACAGCCTTCCCCTCAAGGCCTAAAGGCTCGCCATCGCGATCACGTTGCTGGAAATCGCGCCCTCTATCTCGCATTGATTTTAGCCGACGCTTATCATTATTTGTATCACTCTGAGATTGATGAGTGGGCCGAACTCCTCC belongs to Bdellovibrionales bacterium and includes:
- a CDS encoding poly(A) polymerase; the encoded protein is KPRLSAEFIDRNAIDIINALQEHNFTTYLVGGCVRDLLLGIQPKDFDIVTMAPPEKVQRLVRPSYIIGRRFRLVLVKRHGQQFEVSTFRSANYLNEDSDEIDENIYGEPKEDALRRDFTINGLFYDPVKQEIIDYTDGLKDIEAKVVRMIGDPALRIEQDPIRSLRALRFSHKTDFSLDPDLRRTIKDKSHLLGQAVLPRVREEILKILRLDHPATVLWEAYDLDLLKNMLPELHDLMTDDDMGSSFCHLLNQGMEAITDPLDSYQLYTILLYSYLASRDPDWHTNLSTNFDERTDKFIRQQLGMHRVETEIFAQAVQLLKQLIKQPSPQGLKARHRDHVAGNRALYLALILADAYHYLYHSEIDEWAELLRTAKPNPPPEGQKEYRRRPKNRI